In Gordonia phthalatica, one genomic interval encodes:
- the acs gene encoding acetate--CoA ligase — MSSSASKVYPPSPEFVADANATKEMYDRAEADPLEFWAEQARRLDWETPFGDVLDSSDAPFFKWFIGGKLNVAYNCVDRHVAAGKGDRVAIHWVGEPGDSRDITYSQLKDEVSQAANYFASIGLQTGDRVAIYMPMVPEAIISMLACARLGLTHSVVFAGFSSAALRSRIDDAEAKMVITTDGQYRRGKPAPLKEAVDEAVGTGADAAPSIEKVLVVRRTNHDPNLNWVEGRDVWWDDTVGEASPNHEPESFDAEHPLFLLYTSGTTGKPKGIVHSSGGYLTQASYTFHNVFDHKEGRDVFWCGADIGWVTGHTYLVYGPLSNGATEIIYEGTPNTPNEHRHFEVIEKYGVTTYYIAPTLIRTFMKWGREIPDAHDLSSLRLLGSVGEPINPEAWRWYNEVIGGGRCPIVDTWWQTETGGIMISPLPGVTETKPGSAMRPLPGISANVVDDNGNAVADGEQGYLVLDKPWPGMLRGIWGDDARFKETYWSRFAEQGWYFAGDGARYDEDHALWVLGRVDDVMNVSGHRISTSEVESALVSHSAVAEAAVIGAADETTGQGIVAFVILMEGTENSGDALIAELRNQVATDISPIAKPREINIVPELPKTRSGKIMRRLLKDVAEGRELGDTSTLVDPSVFEAIRARQS; from the coding sequence ATGTCCTCGAGCGCAAGCAAGGTCTACCCGCCGTCACCGGAGTTCGTCGCCGACGCGAACGCGACGAAAGAAATGTACGACCGCGCCGAGGCCGATCCGTTGGAGTTCTGGGCCGAGCAGGCCCGCCGCCTCGACTGGGAGACCCCGTTCGGCGACGTCCTCGACTCGTCGGACGCCCCCTTCTTCAAGTGGTTCATCGGCGGCAAGCTGAACGTCGCCTACAACTGCGTCGACCGCCACGTGGCCGCAGGCAAGGGCGACCGCGTCGCCATCCACTGGGTCGGCGAGCCGGGCGACTCCCGCGACATCACCTACAGCCAGCTCAAGGACGAGGTCTCGCAGGCCGCGAACTACTTCGCCTCGATCGGCCTGCAGACCGGTGACCGCGTCGCCATCTACATGCCGATGGTCCCCGAAGCCATCATCTCGATGCTCGCCTGCGCCCGCCTCGGCCTGACCCACTCGGTGGTCTTCGCCGGCTTCTCCTCGGCGGCGCTCCGCTCGCGCATCGACGACGCCGAAGCCAAGATGGTCATCACCACCGACGGCCAGTACCGCCGAGGCAAGCCCGCTCCGCTGAAGGAGGCCGTCGACGAGGCCGTCGGCACCGGCGCCGACGCCGCACCGTCGATCGAGAAGGTCCTCGTCGTCCGCCGCACCAACCACGACCCGAACCTGAACTGGGTCGAGGGCCGCGACGTCTGGTGGGACGACACCGTCGGCGAGGCCTCGCCGAACCACGAGCCGGAGTCCTTCGACGCCGAGCACCCGCTGTTCCTGCTATACACGTCCGGCACCACCGGGAAGCCGAAGGGCATCGTCCACTCGTCGGGCGGCTACCTGACGCAGGCCAGCTACACCTTCCACAACGTCTTCGACCACAAGGAAGGCCGCGACGTCTTCTGGTGCGGCGCCGACATCGGCTGGGTCACCGGCCACACCTACCTCGTCTACGGTCCGCTCTCGAACGGCGCCACCGAGATCATCTACGAGGGCACCCCGAACACGCCGAACGAGCACCGCCACTTCGAGGTCATCGAGAAGTACGGCGTCACCACGTACTACATCGCACCGACCCTGATCCGCACCTTCATGAAGTGGGGCCGCGAGATCCCCGACGCGCACGACCTCTCCTCGCTGCGTCTGCTCGGCAGCGTCGGCGAGCCGATCAACCCCGAGGCGTGGCGCTGGTACAACGAGGTCATCGGCGGCGGCCGCTGCCCGATCGTCGACACCTGGTGGCAGACCGAGACCGGCGGCATCATGATCTCGCCGCTTCCGGGCGTCACCGAGACCAAGCCCGGCTCGGCCATGCGTCCGCTCCCCGGCATCAGCGCCAACGTCGTCGACGACAACGGCAACGCGGTGGCCGACGGCGAGCAGGGCTACCTGGTCCTCGACAAGCCGTGGCCGGGCATGCTGCGCGGCATCTGGGGCGACGACGCCCGCTTCAAGGAGACCTACTGGTCACGCTTCGCCGAGCAGGGCTGGTACTTCGCGGGCGACGGCGCCCGCTACGACGAGGACCACGCCCTCTGGGTGCTGGGCCGCGTGGACGACGTGATGAACGTGTCCGGCCACCGCATCTCCACCTCCGAGGTGGAGTCGGCCCTGGTCTCGCACTCGGCCGTCGCCGAGGCCGCCGTCATCGGCGCCGCCGATGAGACCACCGGCCAGGGCATCGTCGCGTTCGTGATCCTGATGGAGGGCACCGAGAACTCGGGCGACGCGCTGATCGCCGAGCTCCGCAACCAGGTGGCCACCGACATCTCGCCGATCGCGAAGCCCCGCGAGATCAACATCGTCCCCGAACTGCCGAAGACCCGCTCCGGCAAGATCATGCGCCGTCTCCTCAAGGACGTCGCCGAAGGCCGCGAACTGGGCGACACCTCGACGCTGGTCGACCCGTCCGTCTTCGAGGCCATCCGAGCACGCCAGAGCTGA
- a CDS encoding phage holin family protein — MSGNSDTWPSEPSNQPRVPSIPLSDANLGPNGEPTIGNLVKDATASASTLFRAEIALAKAELVREAKKAGMGSGLIIVAAVLLLYASLFFFVFLGFLLAIWLPEWAAFGIVFLVLLIVAIGLILAGYLFLKKLRAPEKTIESVNELSSVIPGRGDSTGGMAHPQIPPAHDPMRS; from the coding sequence GTGAGCGGAAATTCCGACACCTGGCCGAGTGAACCGAGCAACCAGCCTCGCGTTCCGTCGATTCCGCTGTCGGACGCGAACCTGGGCCCGAACGGGGAGCCGACCATCGGCAACCTCGTCAAGGATGCGACGGCGAGCGCCTCCACCCTGTTCCGCGCCGAGATCGCCCTCGCCAAGGCCGAACTGGTCCGCGAGGCCAAGAAGGCGGGCATGGGCAGCGGCCTGATCATCGTCGCCGCCGTCCTGCTCCTCTACGCGAGCCTGTTCTTCTTCGTCTTCCTCGGCTTCCTGCTGGCGATCTGGCTGCCGGAGTGGGCCGCGTTCGGCATCGTCTTCCTGGTTCTCCTGATCGTCGCGATCGGCTTGATCCTGGCAGGCTATCTGTTCCTCAAGAAGCTGCGGGCACCCGAGAAGACCATCGAATCGGTCAACGAACTGTCGTCGGTGATCCCGGGCCGCGGCGATTCCACGGGCGGCATGGCGCATCCGCAGATCCCGCCTGCCCACGATCCCATGCGCAGCTGA